TTAACCTGTAAATTCATTTGGCTTCCTCTACGCCAAAATAGTGGATGGTGCTATTATTGTTATTGCCTATGGTTAAATAACTGAAAGATtctcttattaaataaaatttatcaagtAATCATAATGCCTCTTATCTAGATCTCACTAAGAAAAAATGTAAGTTAGAATAATTTACCTatcatattctatattattaagttaataaatataagtacaaCCACTATTTCAACATTTTATTTACCTACCAAGTTACAATAAACAAAATCATTTCCAGAAACTTTATAGATATGTCTCATCCTTTTGAGCACATCCaggatgaaattttaatacacaCATTGATGATTGTTCAACagctatataatatgtatgtctTTCTTATGGTAATGCAGACTGACCACTTAGCTATTTACATAGACATGACTTTATTTGTTCTGATTGGTGTTCAATGTTACATGGGAAATGACTAttgttttttcaaataaaaaaattaaatttgtaattttcttAGTTTATTaaccctaaaaataaaaataaagccaTTAAGTGATTCTACTTGCTATTGTCACCATAGCTATAACTATATGTGATCTGACTCCTCTGTCGGTTTTAACTCCAGCCTCAGCCTGCAAAAGACACAtgcttaaaagaaaaatatttaaaaagcctATTTCTTAAGACTAATACAAGAATAGTATTTTAGCCAAAACTTATTCGCTATCAAAACAGCGTTTACCTAAATGCATTCTAGGTACCTACATAATGAAGTTTACAAGTATTTATAGAACCCTCAGATTATTGATAGGTCTCGGGCGCTCTCCGACTAGAAACCGCCGGGCGCCGGCGTAGTAGGTAACTGCGCTAAAAAATTCTACGCCGTAATCGGAGTACCCAAGCTAGTCTCGTTGCAAGCAACGTGTATGGTGGACGTGTTGTGTGTTATTATAAAGTTggatcaaaatataaattaaaatgccgggttgcgtagtaaaactttgtaaaaataatactacaagaaataagaaagactctgggatcacatatcaccagtaagtattgtaaaaataaaatagtaactgAGAATATTATGTACGACGCCATTCAGTGTTGCCGCGTACATGCAATTGTAAAGATCCCCATGATTGCGATTATTTTACGTAACATTATTATTGCTAAGTTGCATGGTGTAGCGGATAGTAGTGTATTTGACAACTTCGAAAATCTAATATGATCGTGGGTTCGATTCTGGGTATTTCcctgtattataatattctaagttttacaaaaaaagtatAGTGAGTATTTAGGTTAAGGATTTGtccccgctgcgctccaactagatatagcaggcgtagtcgcaaattgCGGCAACTAGTACtatgcccaagtgggcgtactcgagcctcTCGAGTCGAGACTCGAGACTGTTCGAGAAcagtgacgttgacgtgccacatgttgtGTCAACTTTGCTAATTGAAACTAGAAtgctgggttgcgtagtaatactttgtaaaaataatactataagaaatacactgggatcacatatcatcagtaaatattttgtattttattaatttcactgtaaaataacacgaacctttaaataataaaaattgaaagatgccaattgagtgtcaagatgtcacgcaaTATTTAGATATAGCCaatacactacaatataaagttgccaaaataaaatacctattgttcttaggtagtacggtatcttattcggaacgcagcggagaccaatccttttaAGATTGAGTAGTATGCCTGCCCGATTGTGCTGTAGGTATCCATGCTATCCCAGGTAGTTAGGGACTATATAGATTGTGTCGTGTGAATATAGTATATTCTTGTTTTAATgatgtatatttctttattattaaaagttgaaAACATTTCATTATACTACTGCTCGTGGCGTTGCCTACAGATTGACTTTTATAACCCCAACAGTgccgtttttttaataatatagaaaaacaccctatattcaataaaatgttcttttggtagtgtcaaagtacttttgtaGACAATGTTACTAAATTCAGACTAGTGCTTGAGATGTAAAATGTAAGGCTGAGTCCTTTTACAACGAATGACAGCGATAGAAAGCTCTGgaatgaaagaaaaaaagtatgtgtgagAGTAGCTGAGCTAAAGAGATGGTAGGTATACCTTCATCTGCACTTCGTTCGCCGTCGTTCATTGTAATAAGACAAGGATTTAAAAAGAGATTTActtgtatatttataagtattaagcAGCATTCATTATCATTACCCTATTTTGCTTGGTACACAGATTTCCTGGTGATCCTGTTATTTCTGACCAATGGACTGCTATAGTACAATTCAGTCGACAAGAAAGTTGTTGGAAACCAGGAAAACGCAGTGTAATATGTTCAGATCACTTCAATAAGAACGACTTTTACATAACAAAATGCGGTTTGAAAAGATTGTGCAATGGAGCCGTACCACAAAACGCTTTGTTTTTGTCATCGCTGTCGGTCAATATTTCAAACGACAGTACAGTAACTGCGGATCCTAACACTTCAGTTCCTGTTTTCAATTCTAACAACAGTATGGTAACTGCAGATCCAACCACATCACTTTCAGTTGTCGAAGACACCATTTCAGCTACTGGTAAAGAAGCTTCACCACTATCCCGACACTACTTAAACActattatactatatattatacctaAGCATTATTTAAACAGTAACTTTAAAATAGCGTATTttcgaaaataaattttgtatttataatgcGTAGGTATGCTATTACACGGCCCGTCATGCTCATAgccattgcttgcggcggcgtcgcgTCGTTTGCCGTGTCGTCttctcaaatatgtgcgaagggaacgatgacTGCTTGTGGTACCAAGTCGatatgttatagtaaataaatcattgtattttttggatGCGATTAACTACTAATTATGACGGTTACGAAGCATCCTCAAGAAGCACACGGGCAATTAATATAAGCTCTAAATgttaatgcatccaatatacaataatttatatttacacagtttattctttactacttttcataaaatactttatattatttaaacacgattcatatattggatgcagcaccttacaaactattttttttatattacagcaattgtaaaatactctattcaTTGAAaatcgttgagtttcttgtatgttcttctcacgagatctactttttccgaacatatgtgatattcagtaatttaaaagaaaaatgtatattgaataaagtttaattaaactTCGACTTTGAATTAATCGGGTAACAGCGAGCAACTGGACACACACTTAACTCACATTTAGGCAGTTAGAACGGTATTGCGCGCGGGGAGGTCTATCAATAATCTAAGAGGAAATTGTATATATGTGTAGTATTTATGCATGACTGTCAGTTTATTCCGGTTAATTTCGGAAACGGCTAGATTGATTTTTACGAAAGTTTGACAAGACaagacccttgtaaattagcataattataactgtaaaatttaattaccactggtgaagctaaataaataaaaaaattatagctcaatataatataatagcatgatagtattttaacatttacaaataattcagatcaatatttttagtttcaGATTGCAAAAAGAGATGGAAGAGCCTCCGTGACCAATACAATAAAAAGAAGAAAGCGGATCCGTTGTGTTCAAACTGGGAGTACATGAATTTACTGTCATTTATATCAGACCCTGTTGAAAAACGTGACACACCTTGTACTAATGATGGGCAACAGAGCGAAGAACAAAGCACAGATGAAGAACAGAGTGATGATCAATTTGATGAACTAACTGTCGAGAAAATCCCTCAAAATGATCCGCCAAATTCCGCAGAGTCCTCTACCCAAAAAAGGCGTGCTACAACAAGGAACCCGCTTGAGCCGATTGCAAAAATTTTGGCGAAAAGAGATGCTCAAAGGTCAATACTGTTTGAAAAGATGCTCAGCAAAGTAAACGAGATAAAAACACCCACGCAAAAATTCTTCGAATCAATGGCAGATGTTGTAGATAAGTTCCCACCGAACCTGCAAGCTGAAGTTAGACTTAAAGTGTGTCAGGTAGTGACTGAGATTGAGTTAAAGCATCAAATACAACCTTCCACAGAAGCACATCATTTTAATCATCACATGCAACAATCCCTAGACGAACAAACAGagattcatttaaataatcacGTAGAAGTATCAATGGACCCTGAAGTAACTCACTTTGTGAAAATGGAGCCAATGCCATCTGACGAGTCGAATGGTTGCTAAATTtcttaaagtttaaattaagtATCATTACCGgttgtaaatatttttccattagtaaatatttaagtttaggTAGCTTTGTTTTACTTGGATTCCTTGAAAATATGCACAATTTATAAGCTTCTCCGATAACCAgactcaaactaggcatagcctgtgctatgggtgtATAGCGTATAGGGGCATGCATTAGTTTCCTAGCAAGGTAAGCACTGTatatctaactagtcgtagagctttggaatatgaaatCTGGATATTGCTTACTGTAggtttttttcttcttttctcTGTTCCATCTACTTAGCATCTAGCGTAAGGAAtttttttatgagtgggtgttcaatagaagtttggttataaacggaattaaattaaactaaattaactttaacactatatttatttaggttgatAACGAGATagacactgcctaattgcctatatgatatgcacgcctctGATAGCGTAGCAACATAATGTACTCTCTAGTCTTTTTAAATGTATGCAGCAGAATTAAATGAATTTGCTAAGCAATGTGTGAGCCCACTAGAGCTTTTTATCTATACTTATGTagtgcacgcagtcaaatgctacTCACAGAACACAAAAAATGTTCAATGCATCCCGCGACTATACCTAGTCTACGATATGTTCAATGCCTTTTACCTATGTACGTTCATTGTTGATAAGTCTTTAGTGAATCTAAATTGATGATTATGTAAATTTTTCGATATAGCATTTGCAGCTGTTATAGTTTTACAAAGtacaattttgttctatttcGTAAAATCAGAGTATACATTCACATATTTAGTTCATAATCTGTGTTCGTTGAgaagaaattattaatattttttacaatttctttttaCGTATTAACAAGGCGATTATTAAATTTCtataatgaaatgaatgaaacaATATAAAGTCACAGCTGGTTTGCCCACCAGTCTCTTATAGCCTGTCCAGATGAAGCGTTTTACGCGCGAGTTCACTCGCGCGTTGACACTCGCGCGTAACCGAGGTACTAGAGCTACGTACATCCCGTCCAGATGCCTACGCGCGTTTCCTCACTCGCGCGTAAAACGCGTGCAATGAGCGGGACTCTCGACTCGCGCGTCCCATGCGCGAGCGCCGCGCGAGTCGAGGTACTCGGGGGCCTGTGCTGCGTCCAGTACTACGCGCGTGTCCGTGGCGAGTGGACGTATTTGGTTCAAAATGTAGCGTGATAACTTTGACACGGAACTTTTTATCGACGAAATTGAGAAAAGGGTAGCTCTATGGGACATGGAATCATCAGATTATTCTAATAGAACCATTAAACGTAGGAACTGGGAAGAA
Above is a genomic segment from Leptidea sinapis chromosome 35, ilLepSina1.1, whole genome shotgun sequence containing:
- the LOC126975317 gene encoding uncharacterized protein LOC126975317 isoform X4, which gives rise to MSHPFEHIQDEILIHTLMIVQQLYNIFPGDPVISDQWTAIVQFSRQESCWKPGKRSVICSDHFNKNDFYITKCGLKRLCNGAVPQNALFLSSLSVNISNDSTVTADPNTSVPVFNSNNSMVTADPTTSLSVVEDTISATVSDCKKRWKSLRDQYNKKKKADPLCSNWEYMNLLSFISDPVEKRDTPCTNDGQQSEEQSTDEEQSDDQFDELTVEKIPQNDPPNSAESSTQKRRATTRNPLEPIAKILAKRDAQRSILFEKMLSKVNEIKTPTQKFFESMADVVDKFPPNLQAEVRLKVCQVVTEIELKHQIQPSTEAHHFNHHMQQSLDEQTEIHLNNHVEVSMDPEVTHFVKMEPMPSDESNGC
- the LOC126975317 gene encoding uncharacterized protein LOC126975317 isoform X5 — protein: MPGCVVKLCKNNTTRNKKDSGITYHQFPGDPVISDQWTAIVQFSRQESCWKPGKRSVICSDHFNKNDFYITKCGLKRLCNGAVPQNALFLSSLSVNISNDSTVTADPNTSVPVFNSNNSMVTADPTTSLSVVEDTISATVSDCKKRWKSLRDQYNKKKKADPLCSNWEYMNLLSFISDPVEKRDTPCTNDGQQSEEQSTDEEQSDDQFDELTVEKIPQNDPPNSAESSTQKRRATTRNPLEPIAKILAKRDAQRSILFEKMLSKVNEIKTPTQKFFESMADVVDKFPPNLQAEVRLKVCQVVTEIELKHQIQPSTEAHHFNHHMQQSLDEQTEIHLNNHVEVSMDPEVTHFVKMEPMPSDESNGC
- the LOC126975317 gene encoding uncharacterized protein LOC126975317 isoform X2; translated protein: MSIKQSRKSCVVPKCSNTTTNKPQKLFFIVPLEPNTRKKWMESMKRADPPGAKSCVYCCEDHFDIESDMENYMKYKLLGGRKKLKEGVVPHKFECQNPTNEKPERFPGDPVISDQWTAIVQFSRQESCWKPGKRSVICSDHFNKNDFYITKCGLKRLCNGAVPQNALFLSSLSVNISNDSTVTADPNTSVPVFNSNNSMVTADPTTSLSVVEDTISATVSDCKKRWKSLRDQYNKKKKADPLCSNWEYMNLLSFISDPVEKRDTPCTNDGQQSEEQSTDEEQSDDQFDELTVEKIPQNDPPNSAESSTQKRRATTRNPLEPIAKILAKRDAQRSILFEKMLSKVNEIKTPTQKFFESMADVVDKFPPNLQAEVRLKVCQVVTEIELKHQIQPSTEAHHFNHHMQQSLDEQTEIHLNNHVEVSMDPEVTHFVKMEPMPSDESNGC
- the LOC126975317 gene encoding transcription factor Adf-1-like isoform X6, coding for MDNYLEYHLMGTVSQVRMKPGCIPTKFECLSDSKIETSIPIKRPNILKKQRKILIEECQRDSQKESTKHLLDNSSESPVSDCKKRWKSLRDQYNKKKKADPLCSNWEYMNLLSFISDPVEKRDTPCTNDGQQSEEQSTDEEQSDDQFDELTVEKIPQNDPPNSAESSTQKRRATTRNPLEPIAKILAKRDAQRSILFEKMLSKVNEIKTPTQKFFESMADVVDKFPPNLQAEVRLKVCQVVTEIELKHQIQPSTEAHHFNHHMQQSLDEQTEIHLNNHVEVSMDPEVTHFVKMEPMPSDESNGC
- the LOC126975317 gene encoding uncharacterized protein LOC126975317 isoform X3; its protein translation is MNSKVYKSCVVPQCRNTSKKTPNKLFVYVPRNKTMRYRWLNLARRDPESLCLNSSIYFCEDHFDLPVDMDNYLEYHLMGTVSQVRMKPGCIPTKFECLSDSKIETSIPIKRPNILKKQRKILIEECQRDSQKESTKHLLDNSSESPVSDCKKRWKSLRDQYNKKKKADPLCSNWEYMNLLSFISDPVEKRDTPCTNDGQQSEEQSTDEEQSDDQFDELTVEKIPQNDPPNSAESSTQKRRATTRNPLEPIAKILAKRDAQRSILFEKMLSKVNEIKTPTQKFFESMADVVDKFPPNLQAEVRLKVCQVVTEIELKHQIQPSTEAHHFNHHMQQSLDEQTEIHLNNHVEVSMDPEVTHFVKMEPMPSDESNGC